The following DNA comes from Hordeum vulgare subsp. vulgare chromosome 3H, MorexV3_pseudomolecules_assembly, whole genome shotgun sequence.
tgtggggctgcagcgcatggtccttgtggctgttaggatagaatccttgaccatcaaggactggcagttaggatagcatcttagcagcatcttagactagcatcttagcatattcttggctggctagcagcctataaatatgtatccccaacccctcaggttggcatggcattgtgtgagaaataaaccaatGCTCAGGCTGAAATGTCTAACAGTCAAAAACTTACATTATGTGCCTTATTTTAAGTTTTCACAAGAGGACCTTCGTGTGGCCAGTTTATTTGGTGTatagtttttatttatttatttatagtctACACTGAAGCAgtgaaacttcagaaaaaatataTTGTAGTTGCTTCATCAATATGTCCGTGGTTTGTCAAGTATGGTATGGCAACCATGTACTTTACTGCAGAGTTGACGGCATCGATTATGCGGTACTCatcactgaaaatatttgcttcatTGTCAACCCAATCTCTGCTTGATAAATCCCCAAGAAGCTTGTGCGGCTGAAATTGCTGCACAATGATGGCATACATTTGCTACCCATCCATCCATTGCTTTTGGTCACTGGTGGTCACTGCCTCACTGGTCACCCCTCAACTCACCAGCAGACAGACGGGTGTAACCAAAGATAAGGTACGCGACAGACATGGCGTGGCCACTGCTCCAGGTCCTGCtcatcgccgccgccaccaccgcggcGGCGTCGTCCTCAGGGACGACGCCTGACGGGCCGGCGCCATGGCCGGAGCAGTTCCACGCGGTGCTGTTCACGAACCTGACCAACGTCTCGATCGCGTCGACGGGCCCGCCGCTCCGGCTGCACGACCTCTACTACGACTGGCCGCGGCGGCGCAACCTGAACCTGATCCGGCACCAGCTGTCGGGCGACCCGCTGTACGACGTGGAGTGGAACAACGGCACCACCTTCTACTTCGACACGGCGACGTGCCGCACGCTGCAGGTCGCCGTCGGCGTGCTCCCCCCGGGGTGGCTCGGCGGCGCCGCCTACCTCGGCCGTGAGACCACCGGCGGGATCGACTGCCACGTCTGGGGCAAGGCAGGGTTCATCGTCTACTACGAGGATGCGCTCACGCGCCGCCCCGTCCGCTGGAACTTTCTTGACGGTATGCACATCGCCATTGCTGCTACACCACCGTTTGTTTATCAGCTCCGAAATAACCATGTACTAGTTGATGTCTGAAACTTTATGGAGGTCTGCAACTCTGCATGTTTGCAGTGACGGGGATACAGCAGTTCGTGATGAGCTTCGAGGTGGGCGTGGTGCTGGAAGAGGACGACCAGTGGCAGGCGCCCGCGCACTGCTTCCTGGACGACGAAGCCAACGAGGATGACGATCATGTCGCTATTTCGAATGGCGTCATGGACGCGGCCAGGCTATTTCGCAACTTTGCTGGAGCTGCCGCCGCCTACTGATATGACTGAATACGAATATGTGGTGTGTCTTGTATTAGTatttgtttttgataaatgttacaGTAATACTAGACTTACGAATAAGGAAAGCATTTTGAAAAGACGGTCCAACGCGCCGATTCATTTTGAAAACATGTCCGCTGCACGTCCGCGTCGACCCATTTTCGGtccaaatttgggactgaaatgcgtTGGCGCGGACGCGCGCGCCCGTCCCAACCACCGTGGTCAACATAATTTATCACGGTTGCCCTctcgggcccacgcgtcagcgaTCGTGGtcggccttttttaatccgagcgtgcggtgtggttcggccatcttcttccagAACCCTCCCGcgtccccatctcgccacccCTCTATTTTCTCGTCGACGACCGAGCAGCCatggacaacgacgacaacctcGTCGTATATGCCCGCGCGATGCTTCCAGAGAAGGTCGCCTACCTGACGATGCACCAGGCGCACGAGCGTGCCCGGCTTCGCCCAGAACACCCTCGTCGTCCACACCCCCGCGCTTCTTCCAGAGGAGGCCGCCTACCTTCATGCTAAGATGGCGTTGCGCCTCGCAAACGAGCGCACACGTGCTGCGCCACCGCCGACACCAGCACTACCCGCGTCGGCACAGCCCACCCCCGCTCTGACACAGCCCGACCTCGCCACCGCCGCCGAGAATGCCTaggttttttctcttttttcatttattATGTAATGCGTGGACTCTCGTCGGCCTTCGTTGTCGGCTTTTAATGTTTTATTATGCATGCTTAGTGCACGCCGACAAAAATGGATCGAGCCAGCGTTGGACGCATGAGCCGACCCAAACGGCGAAGCGGACGTTCGTGTCCACCtgaccgacccaaacggacaaaacacacacaaaatcgccgtccgtttgggtcggcccatTGGAGTTGCCCTAAACACGGCCCTAGCCTTCATATCGGCTGTTGTTACAAAGGATGGGTCCATCACTAGTAGAAATAAGGGCTTTCGTCCCACctcgaaaaacacattagtcccggttcgagcggcaaaGGCGCCGATCCGACATTAGTCTCGGTtcatgtctcgaaccgggactaaagggtttggaggctttagtcccggttcgtgtcttgaaccgggactaaaggggttcagattttttttctgtttttaaatttctgtttgtagtttctgttttaaattacttatatcttttaggatatttgatgtttttgattgattatttttgcattagattcaaaattttgtctagtttctgtttgtgccattagttttcaaatttgaatggtttaaatttgaatttgttcaaatttgcttcaaacccagtttttgaataacttgagtttacaaatagtttttaatttaattctttttgctcccactcatgtggTAGATTGTTGTCAcactaagatttatttggttatttttagaataatttaaattaggattttatttaaaacaatattgttttgcttatatagttgttttagtcatttaattaatgttttttattatttttgcttaGTTCTTTCTGTAGGTTTTAACATattgtagtatggtgcatattgaatgcacaaaaagtctagagttcaaataatttttaaaaaatgcctttgtagcagatgggttttcgttcgGAACCCTGATACTTTAAAGagatgatccagtttgtacacgaactgtACCCAGTTttagccgtaaccctctcaactttttagcacaaactatgtgggtgaaaggatgataccatgccaagtttcaacattttcagagttcattatagtgcttttcaattggaggggcatttagctcaaaaaaatcattaaatgcatgaaaaatagcaaatgaggtgagaaagggttcaaAATTTATGagttggctttgaatgatgcatattggacacacaaaaagtatggagttaaaataagttaaaaaacgaaaccctttgtaagagatgagttctcgttcgaaaccctgagacttcgaaagagattgtccgttttgtacacgaaaagtggattcagtttttgtcgtaactctctcaactttttagcacatgtcatgtgggtgaaatgatgctaccatgccaactttgaacctttttagagttcatttgtagtgcttttcaatttcagggtcaattagctcaaaaaataagtaaatgcatgaaaaataccaaatggagtctcaaaatgttgaaaatttatgatgtgcctttgaatggggcattttgaacacacaaaaagtatggagttcaaataagttcaaaaaaatgaaatcccttttgcaagagatgagttttcgttcgaaaccctaatatgtcgaaggagatggtcgagtttgtacacgaactgtatcCAGTTTTAGCCgtaaacctctcaactttttagcacaaactatgtgggtgaaatgatgaaatcatgccaagtttcagcatttttagagttcattatagtgcttttcaattgtaGGGGCATTTaactcaaaaaaatcattaaatgcatgaaaaatagcaaatgaggtgagaaagggttcaaaatttatgaggtggctttgaatgatgcatatcgaacacacaaaaagtatggagttcaaataagttcagaaaaaggaaatccctttgtaagagatgagttcttgttcgaaaccctcatactttgaaagagattgtccgttttgtacacgaagtgcaatcagtttttgtcgtaactctctcaactttttagcacatgtcatgtgggtgaaatgatgctaccatgccaactttgaacctttttagagttcatttgtagtgcttttcaatttcagggtcaattagctcaaaacaaataagtaaatgcatgaaaaataccaaatagagtctagaaatgttgaaaatttatgatgtgcctttgaatggggcattttgaacacataaaaagtatggagttcaaataagttcaaaaaaatgaaatccctttgcaggagatgagtttttgttcgaaaccctcatacttcgaaggagatggtccagtttgtacacgatctgtcactactggaaatcagtattttgccatcagcctagtctttgccgtctgctagctgatggcaaagattgtctttgccgtcagcttcagcaaaacagacggcaaagcacaggctgatggcatacagtctttttgccatctgtcacctctttgccgtctgctagcggacgacaaatagtccagaggcagacggcaaagatgtagacaggcccacctgaccgcggggtggctaggtcaaacaggagtcggacctttgccgtttgctagcggacggcaaagagtccggaggcagacgagaaagcgctaactccgttaacggctccttccccccaccccgcccctctctctctgtaacggctcatccccgcgcgcccctcgctctctctccccaccccgcgcgctcctctctctgtaacggccgccaggaccaccgtcgcgccgccgcccccatcgcctcgccgcccctgccgccgcccctgtcgcgccccactgccgcccctgtcggccctgtcgcccccgccgctgcccctctctctctctccccacctcgcccccgctgccgctgcccctgtcgccgcccccgtcgcgtcgccgcccctgccgccgcccctaccgccgcccctctctctctccccacctcgcccccgctgccgctgccgctgccccaccaccgtcgcaccgccgcacctggcgcccccggcgtcgccccgccaccccggcccctccacagccgtccctctcggtgagcccccacacccccacccccaccccccacccgcattattttttactagttttattattttttagtagttttagtagttgttattgttagtagttttagtggtagatttagttaggttagtagttttagttaggttagtagatttagttaggttagtagttttagttaggttagtagatttagttaggaggagaagaggagaagaggaggaggaggaggacaagaagaggagaagaagaagaggagtaggaggaggaggaggaggagaagaaaaagaagaagaagaggagaagaaaaaaataagaaggagaagaagaagaaaaaagaagaagaagggaagaaaaaaataagaaggagaagaagtaaagaagaagagaagaagaagagaagaagagaataagaaaaaaataagaaggagaagaagagaaaaaagaagaagttgattttttattgtttggtatttagtggtagctagattcttttttagttacttagtggtagattctgtttttgttatagtggtagattctgtttttgttatttttttgctgtttagtgctatctaggtttaacgataggtttagttagcttggttagttaggttagttagttagttagcttactagaaagaataggaagaagaagaagaggaggaggaggagaagaggataagaggaggaggaggagaagaagaagaagaagaataggaggaggataagacaaaaagaagatcacatgtttggtatttagttttttggaattaattagtagttttagtggtagattctgttagttaattagtagatttagtggtagattctgttagtttattcgcccatcattattgcttaggttcaagactacttcaaagaagatcacatgttcttttgttgaaatcaagtctgtcaa
Coding sequences within:
- the LOC123439402 gene encoding uncharacterized protein At4g14100-like, which encodes MAWPLLQVLLIAAATTAAASSSGTTPDGPAPWPEQFHAVLFTNLTNVSIASTGPPLRLHDLYYDWPRRRNLNLIRHQLSGDPLYDVEWNNGTTFYFDTATCRTLQVAVGVLPPGWLGGAAYLGRETTGGIDCHVWGKAGFIVYYEDALTRRPVRWNFLDVTGIQQFVMSFEVGVVLEEDDQWQAPAHCFLDDEANEDDDHVAISNGVMDAARLFRNFAGAAAAY